The following are encoded together in the Streptomyces sp. NBC_01465 genome:
- a CDS encoding oxygenase MpaB family protein, with the protein MSEHELPGPGSLCWKLLGQRRMLLVTGRALVLEAALPAGGAALARHSTYRTRPLRRLELTLESLQRLTYGDPETRAREFARIRRVHRHINGTDDQGRPYDGLDDASRTWIAMTLFDAMVSMERLGGRPLSAADEAQLYAEWRPIVVSFGIESSAVPQDLTEYHSYYASMLDEALEDNGEVRHLLGAVYASVHAPPWLAWIPAPLWKVLRAVAAAVMGSVLRADLPDAYRRRLRLTARRRDRALSWLVHRTARWSLATQPVRRRFLPPAAAALAGRSVQPRTARKRGPVPRQRPASRAERVGSFFDDVLDQTGDGFVTREDLQAMVRSVCWPLELEDRAEQRVYDAFDVWWAELSALDVNGDGRISRAEFTDGTLPGPDGTPQALQAGLAQAMGAVFDAADSDHNGHLDQAEYRRIFGAKMHPADADRGFGEIDSDGDGRITKDEFLGALGEFFAVRGDAEAAMRLFGRD; encoded by the coding sequence GCGGATGCTGCTCGTGACCGGCCGGGCGCTGGTCCTGGAGGCCGCCCTGCCCGCCGGCGGAGCGGCCCTGGCCCGGCACTCCACCTACCGGACCCGGCCGTTGCGCCGGCTCGAACTCACCCTGGAGAGCCTGCAGCGCCTCACCTACGGCGACCCGGAGACCCGGGCCCGCGAATTCGCCCGTATCCGGCGGGTCCACCGGCACATCAACGGCACGGACGACCAGGGGCGGCCGTACGACGGCCTGGACGATGCGAGCCGTACCTGGATCGCCATGACCCTCTTCGACGCCATGGTGTCCATGGAGCGACTGGGCGGCAGACCGCTTTCGGCGGCCGACGAGGCGCAGTTGTATGCCGAATGGCGGCCGATCGTCGTCTCGTTCGGCATCGAAAGCAGTGCCGTTCCACAGGATCTGACGGAGTACCACAGCTATTACGCCTCCATGCTCGACGAGGCCCTGGAAGACAACGGGGAGGTCCGCCACCTCCTCGGCGCCGTCTACGCCTCCGTCCACGCACCGCCCTGGCTGGCCTGGATCCCGGCGCCCCTCTGGAAGGTGCTGCGCGCCGTCGCCGCGGCCGTGATGGGTTCCGTACTGCGGGCCGATCTGCCGGATGCGTACCGCCGCAGGCTCCGCCTCACCGCCCGGCGCCGGGACCGCGCCCTGTCGTGGCTCGTGCACCGCACGGCCCGCTGGTCCCTCGCCACCCAGCCGGTGCGGCGGCGCTTCCTGCCGCCGGCCGCGGCCGCCCTCGCCGGCCGTTCCGTCCAGCCGCGTACGGCCCGCAAGCGCGGCCCGGTGCCCAGGCAGCGCCCCGCCTCGCGTGCGGAACGGGTCGGCAGCTTCTTCGACGACGTCCTGGACCAGACCGGCGACGGGTTCGTCACCCGCGAGGATCTGCAGGCGATGGTGCGCAGCGTGTGCTGGCCCCTCGAACTCGAGGACCGGGCGGAGCAGCGCGTCTACGACGCCTTCGACGTGTGGTGGGCCGAGCTCTCCGCGCTCGACGTGAACGGCGACGGCCGTATCTCCAGGGCCGAGTTCACGGACGGCACCCTGCCGGGCCCCGACGGGACGCCCCAGGCACTGCAGGCCGGTCTGGCGCAGGCCATGGGCGCGGTGTTCGACGCGGCCGACAGCGATCACAACGGCCATCTCGACCAGGCCGAGTACCGCCGCATCTTCGGCGCGAAAATGCATCCGGCCGACGCCGACCGGGGGTTCGGGGAAATCGACAGCGACGGTGACGGGCGGATCACCAAGGACGAATTCCTGGGCGCACTGGGCGAGTTCTTCGCCGTACGCGGGGACGCCGAAGCTGCGATGCGGCTCTTCGGCCGCGACTGA
- a CDS encoding ABC1 kinase family protein: protein MSAGRNRKVAHLMTLLVSDVLSSRERIGVEHAELARQQRRARRIRETIETLGPFWVKVGQILATRSDVVSDAVLRELAGLQDSVHCEPFHVFEPVLRQELGPRWCEMFREIDTASPLGSASLAQVYRVVLADGRTAVLKVQRPGTRERVYADMAYLRRGARIAGRAVPRIGAVLDIEATLQVIFDCMQPELDFTAEAKHMAQGRRMARDFKGIHVPDVHLATPQVLLQSLAPGEALNQADLSAFSDKQRRRIGSDLLTFMYRGYFVERMFHADPHPGNIFVHPEHGATLIDWGMVGRIDRNLGSLGVMVLTSLAQNDARGLASAWTEMGRATPFADLLGFQEDMTRLVPLITAAALEDLDFGIALTHVLRCAAQRGIRTSPMIGMLGKSITNIEGSVRRIAPELSALEVFEDALTDVMVELARDLLSREQTARRVLELIVAGNSTVDQLRSLLRDLANRELTMRVGLLPGHGMGSDGNGILTRRVAPVVAAGLAVWGVRRLTGPARPA, encoded by the coding sequence GTGAGCGCCGGACGCAACCGCAAGGTGGCGCACCTGATGACCCTGCTCGTCTCCGACGTGCTCTCCTCCCGGGAGCGGATCGGTGTCGAACACGCCGAACTGGCACGTCAGCAGCGGCGGGCCCGCCGTATCCGCGAGACGATCGAGACCCTGGGGCCCTTCTGGGTCAAGGTGGGCCAGATCCTCGCCACCCGGTCGGACGTCGTCTCCGATGCCGTACTGCGGGAACTGGCAGGCCTCCAGGACTCCGTGCACTGCGAGCCGTTCCATGTCTTCGAACCGGTGCTGCGGCAGGAGCTGGGCCCGCGGTGGTGCGAGATGTTCCGGGAGATCGACACCGCGTCCCCGCTGGGCTCCGCCTCGCTCGCCCAGGTCTACCGGGTGGTCCTGGCCGACGGCCGCACCGCCGTACTGAAGGTGCAGCGGCCCGGCACCCGCGAACGCGTCTACGCCGACATGGCCTATCTGCGCCGCGGCGCGAGGATCGCGGGCCGCGCGGTGCCGCGTATCGGAGCGGTCCTCGACATCGAGGCGACACTCCAGGTGATCTTCGACTGCATGCAGCCGGAACTGGACTTCACCGCCGAGGCCAAACACATGGCGCAGGGGCGGCGAATGGCCCGCGATTTCAAGGGAATTCACGTCCCCGACGTCCATCTCGCCACACCACAGGTCCTGTTGCAGAGCCTGGCCCCGGGAGAGGCGCTCAACCAGGCCGACCTGTCGGCGTTCTCCGACAAACAGCGCCGGAGGATCGGCAGCGACCTGCTGACCTTCATGTACCGGGGCTACTTCGTCGAGCGGATGTTCCACGCCGACCCCCACCCGGGCAACATCTTCGTCCACCCCGAGCACGGCGCCACGCTCATCGACTGGGGCATGGTGGGCCGCATCGACCGGAACCTGGGTTCGCTGGGCGTCATGGTCCTCACCAGCCTCGCCCAGAACGACGCCCGCGGTCTCGCCTCGGCCTGGACCGAGATGGGCCGGGCGACCCCGTTCGCCGACCTCCTCGGCTTCCAGGAGGACATGACACGGCTCGTCCCCCTGATCACCGCCGCGGCGCTGGAGGACCTCGACTTCGGCATCGCGCTCACCCACGTCCTGCGCTGCGCCGCCCAGCGGGGCATCCGCACCAGCCCGATGATCGGCATGCTCGGCAAATCCATCACGAACATCGAAGGCTCCGTACGCAGGATCGCCCCCGAACTGTCCGCCCTTGAGGTCTTCGAGGACGCCCTCACCGACGTCATGGTGGAACTCGCCCGCGATCTGCTCTCCCGCGAACAGACGGCTCGGCGCGTACTGGAGCTCATCGTGGCCGGCAACTCCACGGTGGACCAGCTCCGTTCCCTGCTGCGGGATCTGGCCAACCGTGAACTCACCATGCGTGTCGGCCTGTTGCCCGGCCACGGCATGGGCAGCGACGGCAACGGAATCCTCACCCGCCGGGTGGCCCCCGTCGTTGCCGCGGGCCTGGCGGTCTGGGGAGTGCGCAGACTGACGGGCCCGGCACGGCCCGCCTGA